A region of the Vigna unguiculata cultivar IT97K-499-35 chromosome 9, ASM411807v1, whole genome shotgun sequence genome:
CAAAAGGGCACTCAATTGTCCATTACTGTACAGAAACATGAAATCATTGCTtagatttatgttaaaaaaggGAATGGTTTAAACTAGTAAATTGTAACCAGCATTTAGGATCAATTTTCCAATGATTTCAATTGCATACATCTCAAATTTTCTAGCACCATAAAGGGAGATAACAACTTGGGCGAGCCTGAGCGACCGTTCGCGTGAAGCAGCTTGGGCGAGCCCTtgttgatctcgcctaggcgagacaggctcgcttgggcgagaaaaccagtgcccATCATTGTTCTCTCGTGCAACAATCCAATATTACCACCAAACCAACGCAATATCATCTCATAAGCTCACAGTAGCATGCCATCCcatcaaatcataaaatatcatcAAGCAATCACGAAAGAAACACAGATTTggcaaaaaccctaacttcccttacctggtaATGAGCTAGTAGACTATCCCTACACGACCTCGACACTGAACAAAGAGTGCAGCAGCTCTAGGAACAAGGATTAGTGGCTGAAAGGAACAGTGGGACAAACAGAACGGGTCACTAAGATTAGCCTCAAGGAAATGCCGAAAATAAAGCTAGAGAAAGACTACTACGAGTTCAGAAGCAACTTACATGGAGAGGAAGGGCTTAAGTTTGCTTCGGGAAGTTGACAGCCAACCCTAGTAGAGTGTTCTGAAAAGGAACAGGGCAGCTTCTTAGGTTTTGTTTTCGTAAAAGTGAGGCTGAAAGGGAACCCTAGTAGCTGGAATAGAAATTGGTTCCTTGGTTTATTCTTTCGTATATACACAACAAACAACTTGATATCCCTGAAGAAAATGAGATGCTAAAAAGGGAATGGTTTAAACTAGTAAATTGTAACCAGCATTTAGGATCAGTTTTCCAATGATTTCAATTGCATACATCTCAAATTTTCTAGCACCATAAAGGGAGATAACAAAACAATGAACCAAACTAGGGCGATCTTAGAATAAAAGAGGCATagatatgtaattttcttttggctTCTACTTTGTGAGACACTATCTCTAATTGAGATACAATTCTTTTGGTTTATTCTTGTAATGCTCTGATGGGATGAGGAATGAGCATGTCTTTTTGACTCCATAGCAAATCTATGTTAGAACTCCATATATTCCAGACATTATTGAGAAATGTATAGCAAAAAGGCTCATTTTCATTAGTGTCAAGAGTTGTCGGTAAGCTGAAAACAACACAATATTATATGGTAAACAAATAAGTTGTTCAATTTTCAAGTTAACAATTTATAGTCTCAAATCAACCTTTCTCTATAAGTCCACAAGGTCGACTACCCACCTTCATGATGTAATCAACTACTAGCTATAACTGACCTGAAGCAGAATCCAACACTAAATGAGAACAAACATTCTAATCAATAGCCACATGTTAATAAGATATAAGAACATGAATATAAGAAATGGAAAAGAAGAATTCAAGTTTTAACTACAAAAGTTGCATATATTTAGTGAAGTGCTTCTTCTTAGCGCTTACAAGGAATTTAAAAATCCAGTGTATTAGATGTGAAGAGGACCTAGATGAAAATATCAAAAAGTGATACCATTGAACACCTTATTTAACCACATTCTAGGGGTTCAGGACAATGCAATATGAAACGCTAGATCATGTATGACAGAATATCTCAGTTTACCTAACTCAAATTTCAGAATACAACTTATATAAAATGAAACTGCCATCATAGTTTTTCTGTACGACCAAGAAGTTTTTCCTCATGCACTACAATAAAAACAAGAAgatggagagaaagaaaagaatcaTATGTCATTAAGTATTAAGTGTCCAATAAGTGtcatcaaaactaaaattttgaataatttaacaaaattatttacacATTACTATTAATCGTTTTGTTTCTTAAAATTACAAGAGAAATTAACCAGATTTATCCTTCAAAACTTTCTCATATGTATTTTTACTCTCTCTTGTTATAAAACCATTAAACTTAGTAATTAACTTGATACttgtttatttatgatttattattattattaacgcATACAATTTTTTCCTTGAAAATAAGATCCTTTTATCccatcttttcttttaaaataatatatgatagtatccttaattataattatctaaATGTTAtgaataaagttttaattacgtaaaaacaagaaaagacagaaaatatataaataaaattatttgtaacttCATTATGTTAAAGTTTTGTATTAAAAATGGTATTATGATCTAATGTATAGTTTTATTTACAACTTAGTACCGAATCTTTCAGGTGTTTCTCTATActaaaaataagatgaaaaaaaataataaatagaattcaTAAATCCTTATACTAATTAGTTATCAGATatggttttatttttctttattatcttCCATTGTGCATTATTCACACCGTAACATTTTTGGACTTAACATAATGTCAGGGTTAAAGCAAACCTTGGTGAAGACAAAAAATTGGAAGAGTTAGGGAGGCcaaccactacaaaaataattatttttagttggaGTTATTTTTGACGTTTCTGGAGTTTTAACCCCCACTAATGACTTTACCAGGGGTTCTCTACTCCCCTAGAAGAGCCACCATAATTAAGAGATTATTAGGAGGTTTTTAGCAACCCCTAGTATTAGCATAACTTTATGGAGATTTACAAAACCTCTGGTAATGGTTGGGGTTTATAAAACCCCTGGTAATGGCTGGGGTCAAACACCCAGTACTCCCTACAACTTTTTCAAAGGGTTTTAAACCCATCTTAtgtttgttactttttttttaattatacataaatcttaaaatctatgaaaaattataaaagacaaaagttttaaattttttgtatttataattttcctataacattcataaaacgATAAAAAGaaatctataattttaaataaaatctacaAAAGTGTGAATAATACAAGTTGAGTTTTGTTTCTTCAACCACATTTCATAGTATTGTTAACACAAGCATCTTCTACGATCACAACACCTACGACATCTTCTAAATTGTATTGTTAACAAAGGAgcaattgtcaaaatttagggGCATTGGTTGTGGTGTGCATAGACTGTTGTTACAAGGGCCACCATAAAGTCATACCAAATTCTGCAAGGTTCATAAAATGACAATTAAAACCTTGAGCCAGATGAAGCTAAATGATGCAAAGAATTTATGTGACTAGGTAGCTACCTTGATACACACTACTTTTCTAATGGCTAATAGCAAGCCTGGCATTATACCCTGCACATTTGTGATATCATGCGTCATAGAGTAAACCTACAACAAGGGACTTGGTGATCAAACAAATAACATAATACTGCTTCACCGGCTGGCAAAGAATATAGCAGCTGAACTTGGAGAATTTTCTCGACTATTATTTTCCAAATATCGAAATGAATTCActggaaaacaaatataataatccAATATTAccgaacaaaaaaaattgttgtttctaGCTTTATAAATTAATCTCTAGCTTCCACATGTAAGTAGTTGTTTCTAAACCTGATGTTCTGGGCTCATTGCAGAAAAGAATTGTATCCAGCCAACCTTCAGGTATATGTATAAAATTTAGATTACGATGTCTTGTAGaaccaaataaaaagaaacaaatttattgttaaaatcTTTGTAAGCTATATGTGTGCATGTGTAAACttcagaaaatatgcaaaaTTCAGTTTTTCTTCTCTATGATTCTTCTTCCTTTACAATCTGTGAGTGTGTGAGAATAGTTTTGGTCTCCAATAAGAAAgtgatataaaagaaagaaataaaaacgaTCAAAGTGTAGATTTGAGAAGTAATCTGACATGATAAACaaagaaagatataaaaaaagtgAAGGGTAAATTAAGTGTGTTGTATAGGTATTCACGCATATCATTACTTTAAGAAAAAGGTGGAGCAGAAAACCAACACCTTAGGTGAATTATCAAACAAggatactaaaaaaataacactacCCACAGTAGAAGGAAAAGAGGAAAAAGCTCTAGCTGACGATTATGGAGTTCCTCTAATGTTCTATTTGTCCATGAGAAATATGACATACCTTCTAAAGTGCTTCGTGGTGTAGCATTCTTGTAGGCAAATTTGCATGCTAAGCTAATGCTTTCAGAAGCATACCTAAATTGAAACCAATAAAAATCAGAATATgcaatttcaaattatacaagTTGTATGCAAGAATGTGATGTGGCAAACCATGGGAAGTCCATAGCTATCTAGATATGCAACAACAATGGTAATCTTACTAGGTAAGTTACAGGTAGTAACTGGTATTGTGATTAAGATAATTATTTCAACTTAATCAATTCCACGTTTTCAAGGTGCAGAGTTATGACAATGAGACACaagaaatgaatataaatttgtcaatatgcatataaaaatattgactATCAAGCAATGAATACTGTAACCAGTTTAATACTAAGCAGCCAATGAGACAAAACTAGagagcaaaatgaaaaagaCTATTTTATGCTGATACCGATCTGGACAGGCAGTGTAGTTGTGTGCACAATGTTCCCAAATCGATACATCATTTGACCAATTATCCTGCAGAAATCgagtaaaaacaataattagCCACTTTGATCGAGACGTAATTGTACAAGTCCCAGCATAGCAATAACTAAGTTTAGTATTGACTGCATTTAGTCGATTTACTGCATTATTGACGAGGACAGATTGGATGAGCATGATGACCAACAGATAAAAACCAAAGGATTATGTAAAAGATCTTAGTGTCAAAGAAATTAAGAATCACTTGCAAAAGTGGGTGCATCTTTTACCTACAGCATGTGAGAATACAATAAGATTTCTTTAACTTTGGCATCAAATGCCAAGTGTAGGTATCAGTTCAAACTGCAAAGAATAAATagaattcaaattaaaactCGTATCTTTTTCCTTAAAAATGGACTAGAAtcctaaatttttttcttgccCATATTATCTCTCTCCCAAACACAATGAAGAAAGTAACAAGAGatacagaataaaaaataatagagagTTCCACCACAAGTAAAGTTTCtcttaaaaaactataaatctTCGTTAAGATACActaagaaaagggaaaaaaacaATTTCAGTTACTTAATACAGTTAAGTCACGGAAGCGAATACGCCAGTGTTAAGTTATCAACAAACATAGAATCTGATTCTAGACACTTACATGATGGAGATTTATTTTCCTTCTGTACCATCGAACTGTAATTGAATTTCCACCTAGGTCTCCAAGGAAACCAACATATAAGGGCTGCACCAGAAATCAGGAATGAAATAACATATCCTTTCAATTACAAGTTAGCTGAAGAAAAAAGGACTTTTAACCCCGCGATTGTAATTTTCACACAATACATAGGAAATAATATATTGACTAATTACCACCAATGCTTGTGTTAGAGTTTCAAGTTCTCATTTCTCAACTTACCTACCCATAGATAAACTCAAAGACTCTAATTTGCTACTCATGCAAATCCAGGACAAAAGATTTGAAAGCCATAGTTACTTTTTGGACCAAGACTAACTTGtgtttttgataatattttaaataggaAACAAGAAGAACAAACCTGATGAACATCCCAAACAAAATGTGACAAGAACAGAAGTGCCTCAGTCAAATTATCTGTATTTGATAAAATCAGAACAGAAAATTAAAGGACATATCTTCGTATGTAACTAGAAAATTAAGAATGCACTCTGTGAATGCATGCACATACAGTTTAATTCAGATGAAGGGCCTGCATCAGCTGATTTAAGTTGCATTGTATAGTTGTATATTCCTCCCGTTACACACCTATGTTTATGCTTGGAAGAATCATGGCAGTCTCCTTCAAGAATCATGAGAGTCGCATCATAGTAACTTGGAAAATGCATGGTCATTGAACAGTCTAAAGTCTTATTGGATAAACATCACGGAAAATACtaatagaagaaataaaataagaaattaaaatgaactTAAAGTGTGTTATCCAAAGTCTTGTTGGACTTTTCCAGAAGTTCACAGTTAAACTTATAGAAGAAGTATAATTCATTTTACcttcttattttctattcatttaAGTATCTGTTGATAAGTTTATCCAAAGAGAACCTACATATACAAAAATTCCATCAAAGCCAATGTATCAAAGGGccaaacatatataaaattattattttttatataattacaattttcatatatataagttaaaggATTCTTATATGTTTCTTTGGTATAGAGCAACAAGTCTTTTAATTCCTTTGGGACATACATATAACCAACCAATTAAGTTACACATGTTCTCTGGATATCTTCCTGATGTCAATGCTTCCATGTACATGTAATCACTGTTACAAATCAGAATATTAATATTCAATTGTTTGTTCTATTCTAACTAAGTATAACTCCTTAGTATAGTCCAATATTTGTGGTATTCTTATGTAGAGTTGAGCACTTACCATCCAAACATAAAGTCAAGTGCTCGTTTGGCAGTGTCTATATCTTATGTGGTATATGAATATGGCTCAAACCAATGAGTAATTAATGTTATGCCTATCATTCCTTTTTTGCTTTCCTGGATAAAGtgtttcaaactttaatttagtGAAAGAGTTATACCAAAGTACTTGAACACTTAGCAATACAAAAACCTAGTCAAATATGAAGATTTAAAGTTCTCATAAAGATTAAAAGAACCTGGAACTGATTCTTATACACATCTACAACAACTGCGTGAGAAAGTAGTAGATTATGTGTAACTATATAAGGTTCTATTCTTGAATCACCACCAAGGCAAGTTGGATCTTACCATTCAGAGCATCGACCTggtgcaaagaaaaaaaatggtggtGGAAGCACTAAAAAAAACGACTCTTAATGTTGTTCtaactaattataaaaaaagaaacaactcTTGACTCCTTCCACATGAAAGCAAGGATgcctttttgaaaaaaaaaagtgggaaCCAGGCTTTGATGTAGGGTATATGAACCCATAACCACTTACCCTCTCCCACAAAAGCATGGTTGACATTCATAGGAACCAAGTCTGCATCAATGTCATAGAGAAAGGGCTCGGACGAAGGTTCATTGATATTTGTTGTGAAAGTTGTTGAACTATAAGGATGCAAACCATAGTGGGTGCCTTCCAAAATTTTGGTTGCAATGAGAAGTTGTTGTCCCTGGAACTCCTCAAGAGAAATTGGTTTCTTGAACTCTTAGGAATATCATCCTGAACAGACACTTGGTCCAACACTAATTACATGAATGTAAATAcacatat
Encoded here:
- the LOC114163500 gene encoding endonuclease 4-like codes for the protein MHFPSYYDATLMILEGDCHDSSKHKHRCVTGGIYNYTMQLKSADAGPSSELNYNLTEALLFLSHFVWDVHQPLYVGFLGDLGGNSITVRWYRRKINLHHWLIIVFTRFLQDNWSNDVSIWEHCAHNYTACPDRYASESISLACKFAYKNATPRSTLEVNSFRYLENNSRENSPSSAAIFFASR